From the genome of Miscanthus floridulus cultivar M001 chromosome 10, ASM1932011v1, whole genome shotgun sequence, one region includes:
- the LOC136486740 gene encoding disease resistance protein RGA4-like, translating into MEDPGLLSAFLDNLVSRLFSLAEEKYKLYKGFEGDLAFLKSELKMITSAIDGQLLGQDDHILRLSVEELRQVAHEMEDCIDHIVYDASWEQQQPWYCKMVKTGKKRKSRLQLSEEMQQLRCRLEEALQRQQRYSVSPPSTFQPAESSLNQHILPADLVGIKPPLEELLEQLSEFEGQPKQLKVISIVGFCGLGKTILARELYNSVIGKQFGERAWVSAVHGDPSNLLIEILKELHKPPPDTSDVYQLSTDLRNFLNNKRYFIVIDDMRSDQWSTIKSAFPRDVSSRILVTMKIKSVANTCSSPNGYIHKMRRLDEKHSKQLFLKEACPVEYSEYMGPDLAAILKKCDGQPLALTTVGQFMGKKSWPTGHDCEDVCNQVRFYHLQSGDDTLDRMHQVLIHDYTSLPSHALKACFLYFAMFPSDYPVRAKRLKRQWLAEGFVRPTNLCTDLAAENFEKLLDQNIIEPIDVSNNTIVKTCKTYGMMHEYITLKSLYENFITLFDGGELQPKNARRVSLRHNTITDGATLNIDLSLVRSLIVFGEAGKTMLNFNKYQLLRVLDLEDCTDLQNDHLTEICNLLLLKYLSLGGNVTILPKEIKQLKLLETLNLRRTNVKILPTEVIQLPHIIHLFGKFKLPDKAINDELKKFLTSAKCKVQTLAGFLVDESDGFAELMGHMKKLQKVKIWCESSATSSKLTTLQKAIQEFIHDDKDASNDPRSLSLYLDGCSEDFLKELKAPCYLRSLKLQGRLLELPGFVTALRRLRELCVQSTKLTADLLLALTNLKHLQYLKLIADELEEITIKNKALPTLLCLCFVLQRPTFPKIEEGALPFLESLQLLCKDMDGLSGIQIKGFTRLREVTLDIRVTNGTKVNWVRVAKEHPNKPKVLLLKRAVPTEVCLRGASASFGTTENGIVNCSVLSEGQVQETDTQMPHDEHNSVFSNIGHPVACAAGSSIAGNGTMAS; encoded by the exons ATGGAGGACCCGGGCCTATTGAGTGCATTTCTAGACAACCTCGTCTCGAGATTGTTCTCGCTGGCGGAGGAGAAATACAAGCTGTACAAGGGCTTTGAAGGAGATCTGGCTTTTCTGAAGAGTGAGCTTAAAATGATCACTAGTGCCATTGATGGGCAGCTCTTGGGGCAGGATGATCACATACTGCGTTTGTCCGTTGAAGAGTTGCGCCAAGTAGCTCATGAAATGGAGGACTGTATAGACCACATCGTGTATGATGCATCTTGGGAACAGCAACAACCATGGTACTGCAAAATGGTCAAAACTGGGAAGAAGAGAAAATCACGCTTACAGTTAAGCGAAGAGATGCAGCAACTAAGGTGCAGATTGGAGGAAGCACTCCAACGGCAACAGAGGTATTCAGTGTCCCCTCCATCCACATTCCAGCCGGCAGAATCATCCTTGAATCAGCATATCCTTCCGGCTGATTTGGTTGGCATCAAGCCACCCCTTGAGGAGCTTCTGGAGCAGTTGTCAGAATTTGAAGGTCAACCCAAGCAGTTGAAAGTGATCTCAATAGTTGGCTTCTGTGGATTGGGGAAGACCATCCTTGCCCGGGAGTTGTACAACAGCGTGATCGGCAAGCAATTCGGCGAAAGGGCATGGGTTTCTGCAGTGCATGGGGATCCGAGCAATCTCTTAATAGAGATACTCAAGGAACTGCATAAACCACCACCTGATACCTCCGATGTCTACCAGCTTAGTACTGATCTAAGGAACTTCCTAAATAACAAGAG GTATTTCATTGTAATTGATGACATGCGGTCAGATCAATGGAGTACTATAAAGTCTGCCTTTCCTCGAGATGTTAGCAGCAGAATATTGGTGACAATGAAAATCAAGTCAGTGGCTAATACTTGCAGCTCTCCCAACGGCTATATTCACAAAATGAGAAGACTTGACGAGAAACATTCAAAGCAGTTATTCCTGAAGGAAGCTTGTCCGGTGGAATATTCAGAGTACATGGGGCCTGATTTGGCAGCAATTTTGAAGAAATGTGATGGTCAACCACTCGCTCTGACTACCGTTGGCCAATTCATGGGAAAAAAGAGTTGGCCAACAGGACATGACTGTGAAGATGTGTGCAACCAGGTACGGTTTTACCATCTACAGAGTGGTGACGATACTTTGGACAGAATGCATCAGGTGCTGATCCATGACTACACCAGTCTTCCTAGCCATGCTCTCAAAGCTTGCTTTCTGTATTTTGCTATGTTTCCAAGTGATTATCCAGTACGGGCGAAAAGGCTAAAGAGGCAATGGTTAGCTGAGGGATTTGTGCGGCCAACAAATTTATGCACTGACCTTGCAGCTGAAAATTTCGAGAAGCTCCTGGACCAGAACATCATTGAACCCATTGATGTGAGCAACAACACAATTGTGAAAACATGCAAAACTTATGGCATGATGCATGAGTACATTACGCTCAAGTCTCTCTATGAAAACTTCATCACTTTGTTTGATGGAGGAGAGCTCCAACCTAAAAATGCCCGTCGTGTTTCTCTCCGTCACAACACTATTACAGATGGTGCCACTTTGAACATCGATCTCTCGCTTGTCAGATCTCTGATAGTATTTGGGGAGGCAGGTAAAACTATGTTGAATTTCAACAAGTACCAACTGCTAAGGGTCTTGGACCTTGAAGACTGTACAGACTTGCAAAATGATCATCTCACAGAAATATGCAACCTATTGCTTCTTAAATATCTGAGCCTAGGGGGAAATGTTACCATCCTTCCCAAAGAGATAAAACAACTGAAACTTTTGGAGACACTCAACCTAAGGAGAACAAATGTAAAGATACTTCCAACTGAAGTTATTCAGCTGCCCCATATAATTCATCTCTTTGGAAAATTCAAGCTTCCAGATAAAGCCATAAATGATGAACTGAAGAAATTTCTTACTTCAGCAAAATGTAAAGTGCAGACACTAGCAGGATTTCTTGTAGATGAAAGTGACGGATTTGCAGAACTTATGGGTCATATGAAAAAATTGCAGAAGGTAAAGATCTGGTGTGAGTCATCTGCAACTAGTAGTAAATTGACCACTCTTCAGAAGGCCATACAGGAGTTCATTCATGACGACAAGGATGCAAGCAATGATCCTCGTTCTTTGTCACTCTATTTGGACGGATGCTCTGAAGACTTTCTGAAAGAATTGAAAGCTCCCTGTTATCTCAGGTCGCTGAAATTACAGGGCAGGTTACTGGAACTACCTGGGTTTGTCACAGCACTGCGCCGACTCAGGGAGTTATGCGTTCAGTCAACTAAACTTACAGCTGATCTTCTCTTAGCTTTGACAAATTTGAAGCACCTGCAGTACCTGAAGCTGATTGCTGATGAACTTGAAGAAATCACCATTAAGAACAAGGCATTGCCAACGCTGCTCTGCCTATGTTTTGTGCTGCAGCGTCCAACATTCCCAAAGATTGAAGAAGGCGCCTTGCCATTTCTTGAATCTCTTCAGCTGCTCTGTAAAGATATGGATGGCCTCTCTGGAATCCAGATTAAAGGTTTCACACGACTGAGGGAAGTAACTCTTGATATTAGAGTCACCAATGGTACTAAAGTGAACTGGGTGAGGGTGGCTAAGGAACATCCAAACAAACCAAAAGTTCTTCTGCTCAAAAGGGCTGTACCAACTGAAGTTTGTCTTCGAGGAGCTTCTGCTTCATTTGGGACAACCGAGAATGGAATTGTAAATTGCTCTGTTCTGTCAGAGGGACAAGTACAGGAAACTGACACCCAAATGCCACATGACGAACACAATTCTGTTTTCAGTAATATAGGACATCCAGTGGCTTGTGCGGCTGGTTCGTCCATTGCTGGCAATGGCACAATGGCTTCCTAA